A region of bacterium DNA encodes the following proteins:
- a CDS encoding S41 family peptidase, producing the protein MKWPRPAYLVPALVFALGLPVVLLGARAAATSSAPSPKLAAYTELLATLEERRAPAIDAKKLVYQSIHGMTQTLDPHTNFLDEEVYREMKEEQSGSFFGLGIVISKRGRQQPLRVIAPMAETPAARMGIRPGDVIAHVRDLRAKVDIETIGLTVQEAVKYLRGPRGTEVELTIERPGIAEPLVFKIARDEIRTPAVNQVFMARPGVGYIHVANFTETTTSELDRALDQLKSQGARKLVLDLQGNPGGLLDQAIGVASRFLRPGELVVYTEGRRPGSRQDYFGQRDVPRVDWPMVVLVDRGAASASEIVAGALQDHDRAYVVGETSFGKGLVQSVYPLPESTAIALTTQKYYTPSGRCIQRPYAAEDDYYLENVQREAIPKPTSDAQTYKTDAGRKVYGGGGITPDVSAPTPDPPEALVQLARVSAFQRFATPLTADARRRYEGADDLLFDDFLAFAARETPEIGAAGIKAARELVLAQVRAEMALAEGGMTARDRLLIQRSPAYVKGLAALDDAAKLVARRAAAAAPGKGAPLAARAEAAAER; encoded by the coding sequence ATGAAGTGGCCCCGTCCAGCCTACCTCGTGCCGGCGCTGGTCTTCGCGCTCGGCCTCCCCGTGGTCCTGCTCGGCGCCCGCGCCGCCGCGACCTCCTCCGCGCCGTCGCCGAAGCTCGCCGCCTACACCGAGCTCCTCGCGACGCTGGAGGAGCGGCGCGCCCCGGCGATCGACGCCAAGAAGCTCGTCTACCAGAGCATCCACGGGATGACGCAGACGCTCGACCCGCACACCAACTTCCTCGACGAAGAGGTCTATCGCGAGATGAAGGAGGAGCAGAGCGGGTCGTTCTTCGGCCTCGGGATCGTCATCAGCAAGCGCGGCCGGCAGCAGCCGCTGCGGGTCATCGCGCCGATGGCCGAGACCCCCGCGGCGCGGATGGGGATCCGCCCCGGCGACGTCATCGCCCACGTGCGCGACCTCCGGGCGAAGGTGGACATCGAGACGATCGGGCTCACCGTGCAGGAGGCGGTGAAGTACCTCCGCGGCCCGCGCGGCACCGAGGTCGAGCTGACGATCGAGCGGCCGGGGATCGCCGAGCCGCTGGTCTTCAAGATCGCGCGCGACGAGATCCGCACCCCCGCCGTGAACCAGGTCTTCATGGCCCGCCCCGGCGTCGGCTACATCCACGTCGCCAACTTCACCGAGACGACGACGTCCGAGCTCGACCGCGCGCTCGACCAGCTCAAGTCGCAGGGCGCCCGCAAGCTCGTCCTCGACCTGCAGGGAAACCCCGGCGGCCTGCTCGACCAGGCGATCGGCGTCGCCAGCCGCTTCCTCCGCCCCGGCGAGTTGGTCGTCTACACCGAGGGCCGGCGGCCCGGCTCGCGCCAGGACTACTTCGGGCAGCGCGACGTGCCGCGCGTCGATTGGCCGATGGTCGTGCTCGTGGACCGCGGCGCCGCCTCGGCCTCCGAGATCGTCGCCGGCGCGCTGCAGGACCACGACCGCGCCTACGTCGTCGGCGAGACGTCGTTCGGCAAGGGGCTCGTGCAGTCGGTCTACCCGCTCCCCGAGAGCACGGCGATCGCCCTGACGACGCAGAAGTACTACACGCCGTCCGGCCGCTGCATCCAGCGCCCCTACGCGGCCGAGGACGACTACTACCTCGAGAACGTGCAGCGCGAGGCGATTCCCAAGCCGACGTCCGACGCGCAGACCTACAAGACCGACGCCGGACGCAAGGTCTACGGCGGCGGCGGGATCACCCCCGACGTCTCCGCGCCGACCCCCGACCCGCCGGAGGCGCTCGTCCAACTCGCCCGCGTCTCGGCGTTCCAGCGCTTCGCCACGCCGCTGACGGCCGACGCGCGCCGCCGCTACGAAGGCGCCGACGACCTGCTCTTCGACGACTTCCTCGCCTTCGCCGCGCGGGAGACGCCGGAGATCGGCGCCGCCGGCATCAAGGCCGCGCGCGAGCTGGTGCTGGCGCAGGTCCGCGCCGAGATGGCGCTCGCCGAGGGCGGGATGACGGCGCGCGACCGGCTGCTGATCCAGCGCTCGCCGGCCTACGTCAAGGGGCTCGCCGCGCTCGACGACGCGGCGAAGCTCGTCGCGCGCCGCGCCGCGGCCGCGGCCCCCGGCAAGGGCGCGCCCCTCGCCGCGCGCGCCGAGGCCGCCGCCGAGCGCTGA
- the tatC gene encoding twin-arginine translocase subunit TatC: protein MSSAESDDARPKEEGGGPRMGFLDHLEELRRRVFRSALAVALGFGVSLFFADQILHWLLDPVQKAVGTLAVMRPSEGFMNKMKAALVGGIVVGVPVILYQLWSFVSPGLYRRERRWILPVIASGTVLFLGGVAFCYFVAMPSAINFLAQQSKGYQSVISLDSAFAFSTKLLLGMGAVFEMPLIVLALARLGLVTARFLWKKFDVALWVIFLIAAIVTPTPDVITCTIFALPMILLYLLSIAVAWLARPKPAA from the coding sequence GTGAGTTCCGCCGAAAGCGACGACGCCCGCCCGAAGGAAGAAGGGGGCGGGCCGCGGATGGGCTTCCTCGACCACCTCGAAGAGCTGCGGCGCCGCGTCTTCCGCTCGGCGCTCGCCGTCGCGCTCGGCTTCGGCGTCTCGCTCTTCTTCGCCGACCAGATCCTTCACTGGCTGCTCGACCCCGTCCAAAAGGCGGTCGGCACGCTCGCCGTCATGCGCCCCTCCGAGGGGTTCATGAACAAGATGAAGGCCGCGCTCGTCGGCGGCATCGTCGTCGGCGTGCCGGTGATCCTCTACCAGCTCTGGTCGTTCGTCTCGCCGGGGCTCTACCGCCGCGAGCGCCGCTGGATCCTGCCGGTGATCGCCTCCGGGACGGTCCTCTTCCTCGGCGGCGTCGCCTTCTGCTACTTCGTGGCCATGCCCTCGGCGATCAACTTCCTCGCCCAGCAGTCGAAGGGGTACCAGTCGGTCATCTCGCTCGACTCGGCGTTCGCCTTCTCGACGAAGCTGCTTCTCGGCATGGGCGCGGTCTTCGAGATGCCGCTGATCGTCCTCGCCCTCGCGCGTCTCGGCCTCGTCACGGCGCGCTTCCTTTGGAAGAAGTTCGACGTGGCGCTGTGGGTGATCTTCCTGATCGCCGCGATCGTCACCCCGACCCCCGACGTCATCACCTGCACGATCTTCGCCCTGCCGATGATCCTGCTCTACCTGCTCAGCATCGCCGTCGCGTGGCTCGCGCGGCCGAAGCCCGCGGCCTGA
- a CDS encoding UbiA family prenyltransferase: protein MDDLTTMTTNGGPADSGSALRNYVSFTRPFTLLPPTLGVVSGAVCAFGSKWNPDPSRRFTWAILLTIVFGSLCAALLNAASNVINQIYDLPIDRVNKPARMLPSGRISLRGAWRATWILYALAVVPTWFVVIYPAGGFLERLVAPAGESLWSLWRWHASFFVFVAGMVFTFVYSAPAWGRTKRMPLGANLTIAVPRGMLLKVAGWCMVGPLLALEPWYLGLVFALFLLGSASTKDFSDMRGDAEGGCTTLPIRYGVKRAALLMAPSFVLPWLLIPLGAVVPDPFVGGRHTILTGNPWALAILGLALAFWGVYTVWLILRDPEALATTENHPSWTHMYLMMMTAQIGLAVSYLV from the coding sequence ATGGACGATCTGACGACGATGACGACGAACGGCGGACCGGCGGACAGCGGCTCGGCCCTGCGCAACTACGTCTCCTTCACCCGGCCGTTCACGCTGCTCCCCCCGACGCTCGGCGTCGTCTCGGGCGCGGTCTGCGCCTTCGGCTCGAAGTGGAACCCCGATCCGTCGCGACGCTTCACCTGGGCGATCCTGCTGACGATCGTCTTCGGCTCGCTCTGCGCCGCGCTGCTCAACGCGGCGAGCAACGTGATCAACCAGATCTACGACCTGCCGATCGACCGCGTGAACAAGCCGGCGCGGATGCTCCCCTCGGGGCGGATCTCGCTCCGCGGCGCGTGGCGCGCGACTTGGATCCTCTACGCGCTGGCGGTCGTCCCGACCTGGTTCGTCGTGATCTACCCCGCGGGCGGCTTCCTCGAGCGGCTCGTCGCGCCGGCGGGGGAGAGCCTCTGGTCGCTCTGGCGCTGGCACGCCTCGTTCTTCGTCTTCGTCGCCGGGATGGTCTTCACCTTCGTCTACTCCGCGCCGGCGTGGGGCCGGACGAAGCGGATGCCGCTCGGCGCCAACCTGACGATCGCCGTGCCGCGCGGGATGCTGCTCAAGGTCGCCGGCTGGTGCATGGTCGGCCCGCTCCTCGCGCTCGAGCCCTGGTACCTCGGCCTCGTCTTCGCGCTCTTCCTGCTCGGCTCGGCCTCGACGAAGGACTTCTCCGACATGAGGGGGGACGCGGAAGGGGGCTGCACGACGCTGCCGATCCGCTACGGCGTGAAGCGCGCGGCGCTGCTGATGGCCCCCTCGTTCGTGCTGCCGTGGCTGCTGATTCCGCTCGGCGCCGTCGTCCCCGATCCGTTCGTCGGCGGGCGGCACACGATCCTCACCGGCAACCCGTGGGCGCTGGCGATCCTGGGGCTCGCGCTCGCGTTCTGGGGCGTCTACACCGTCTGGCTGATCCTGCGCGATCCCGAGGCGCTGGCCACGACCGAGAACCACCCGTCGTGGACCCACATGTACCTGATGATGATGACCGCCCAGATCGGGCTCGCCGTCTCCTACTTGGTCTGA
- a CDS encoding SH3 domain-containing protein — MNETATLRALRRFGGAAAIALLLAAAGCAETKKIEQPAPPPPEPVPEMRPVETPPPPPPPPKVYVTVTGSKVNVRKGPGTDQPTVTRVKKGDRLLLVEEKGDWDSITLPDGSAGFISSKLVRKEEPCPADSAVAEMVEKPAMSFEQGSAHGVVQLKLSVGADGAVTAVKTLQNGTGDAGLEAQATQEARTIKFKPLIRRCKPTPFSYIFSRTF; from the coding sequence ATGAACGAAACCGCCACGCTCCGCGCGTTGCGCCGCTTCGGCGGCGCCGCGGCGATCGCCCTGCTTCTCGCGGCCGCAGGGTGCGCCGAGACGAAGAAGATCGAGCAGCCCGCCCCGCCGCCGCCGGAGCCGGTCCCCGAGATGCGTCCGGTCGAAACGCCGCCGCCGCCCCCGCCGCCGCCGAAGGTCTACGTGACGGTGACCGGCAGCAAGGTCAACGTGCGCAAGGGACCGGGAACGGACCAGCCGACGGTGACCCGCGTGAAGAAGGGAGACCGCCTGCTGCTCGTCGAGGAGAAGGGCGATTGGGATTCGATCACCCTCCCCGACGGCTCGGCCGGGTTCATCTCCTCGAAGCTCGTGCGCAAGGAAGAGCCCTGCCCCGCCGACAGCGCGGTCGCCGAGATGGTCGAGAAGCCGGCGATGTCGTTCGAGCAGGGGAGCGCGCACGGCGTCGTGCAGCTCAAGCTGTCGGTCGGCGCCGACGGCGCGGTGACCGCCGTGAAGACGCTGCAGAACGGCACCGGGGACGCGGGGCTCGAGGCGCAGGCGACGCAGGAGGCGCGGACGATCAAGTTCAAGCCGCTCATCCGCCGCTGCAAGCCGACGCCGTTCAGCTACATCTTCAGCCGCACGTTCTGA
- the tatB gene encoding Sec-independent protein translocase protein TatB — protein sequence MFDIGGEEFLLLVVLGLLIFGPRRLPQIGRQLGGFVGQMRAAMREFQGTLEREVALEEIKGVAKDLQGLKGDAQGIVRDVAGLSAYASGSPDPAPPVEPPAVPSESDAVEPPPEPSAAELPAAGVESGDKPAATTPEEKP from the coding sequence ATGTTCGACATCGGCGGCGAAGAGTTCCTGCTGCTCGTCGTTTTGGGGCTGTTGATCTTCGGCCCGAGGCGACTGCCGCAGATCGGACGGCAACTGGGCGGCTTCGTCGGCCAGATGCGGGCCGCGATGCGCGAATTCCAGGGGACTCTGGAGCGGGAAGTCGCGCTCGAGGAAATCAAGGGGGTCGCCAAGGATCTGCAGGGGCTGAAGGGCGACGCGCAGGGGATCGTCCGCGACGTCGCCGGGCTCTCCGCCTACGCTTCCGGCTCGCCCGACCCCGCGCCCCCGGTCGAACCGCCGGCCGTTCCCTCCGAGTCCGACGCGGTCGAGCCGCCGCCGGAGCCTTCAGCGGCCGAGCTGCCGGCCGCCGGCGTCGAGAGCGGAGACAAGCCCGCCGCGACGACACCCGAGGAGAAGCCGTGA
- a CDS encoding glycosyltransferase family 2 protein yields the protein MDAIDKAPITALITARDEAEVLGAALDSVAFCADVLLVDSGSTDATPEIARAKGARVLEHPYESPARQKNWALPHCRFEWVLILDADEIVTPELAEELRRVVAAGPKADGYWIRRVNLFLGRPLKRGDWGRDTVIRLVARDRARYQDRLVHEEIDLVGPLPTLRAPMLHDTFRSFDQYWPKVFRYADHGARDMLRKGRRSGPAAIVGHPFWRFFRAYALRRGFLDGTHGLVAALLDGFTTYLKYARLWELRRRGAAAGAGEGR from the coding sequence ATGGACGCCATCGACAAAGCGCCGATCACGGCGCTGATCACGGCGCGCGACGAGGCGGAGGTTCTCGGCGCCGCCCTCGACTCCGTCGCCTTCTGCGCCGACGTGCTGCTCGTCGATTCCGGCTCGACCGACGCCACGCCGGAGATCGCGCGGGCCAAGGGGGCGCGGGTCCTCGAGCATCCGTACGAGAGCCCGGCGCGGCAGAAGAACTGGGCGCTGCCGCACTGCCGCTTCGAGTGGGTGCTGATCCTCGACGCCGACGAGATCGTCACCCCGGAGCTGGCCGAGGAGCTGCGGCGCGTCGTCGCCGCCGGCCCGAAGGCCGACGGCTACTGGATCCGCCGCGTGAACCTCTTTCTCGGCCGGCCGCTCAAGCGCGGCGACTGGGGCCGCGACACCGTGATCCGCCTCGTCGCCCGCGACCGCGCCCGCTACCAGGACCGGCTCGTCCACGAGGAGATCGACCTCGTCGGGCCGCTGCCGACGCTGCGCGCGCCGATGCTCCACGACACCTTCCGCTCCTTCGACCAGTACTGGCCGAAGGTCTTCCGTTACGCCGACCACGGCGCGCGCGACATGCTGCGCAAGGGGCGGCGCTCGGGGCCGGCGGCGATCGTCGGCCATCCGTTCTGGCGCTTCTTCCGCGCCTACGCGCTGCGGCGCGGCTTCCTCGACGGGACGCACGGCCTCGTCGCCGCGCTGCTCGACGGCTTCACGACCTACCTCAAGTACGCGC
- a CDS encoding DUF92 domain-containing protein: MNGEAAAATADDRRAKRELGRRTVHIAMGGFAFLLAYLDWRQAALLALAALLFNLLVLPRIGGRALFRGEASRAGADRGIVLYPLSVLALILIFRQHLEVVAAAWALLAFGDGLAGAFGIVFGRLTGPLPWNRDKSWAGLVGFLLGGGPMAVALAGFVLRDAGPLPPFSLWAIGVVTVIVALAETAPLRTDDNLVVPLLGGALLYAATLVQPMNLAAAARTLFAPRLPWVVGGVVVCMLLALAARAVDLSGAAHGSLLALGLGVFGGWRLFAALAIFVLVGSAATRVRRREKEREGTAQERGGRRGARNVWANGGAALVFAFLSATAEPASVFMLAAVAALAAATADTLASEIGQAFGRRTVLITTFRPCPRGTDGGVSLAGTLAAAGGAALFAVGAFATRTTTARGALFIGLAAFAAPMVESVIGALFERRFLDNEVVNVANTLVGALGAVGLALWTI; encoded by the coding sequence ATGAACGGCGAAGCGGCCGCCGCGACGGCCGATGACCGCCGCGCGAAGCGGGAGCTCGGGCGGCGGACGGTGCACATCGCCATGGGCGGGTTCGCCTTCCTGCTCGCCTACTTGGACTGGCGGCAGGCGGCGCTCCTCGCGCTCGCGGCGCTGCTCTTCAACCTGCTCGTCCTGCCGCGGATCGGCGGCCGCGCGCTCTTCCGCGGCGAGGCCAGCCGCGCCGGCGCCGACCGCGGGATCGTGCTCTACCCGCTGAGCGTGCTGGCGCTGATCCTGATCTTCCGGCAGCACCTGGAGGTCGTCGCCGCGGCGTGGGCGCTGCTCGCCTTCGGCGACGGACTGGCGGGGGCGTTCGGGATCGTCTTCGGCCGCCTGACCGGGCCGCTGCCTTGGAACCGCGACAAGAGCTGGGCGGGCCTCGTCGGCTTCCTGCTCGGCGGCGGGCCGATGGCCGTCGCGCTCGCCGGGTTCGTCCTCCGCGACGCCGGTCCGCTGCCGCCGTTCAGTCTCTGGGCGATCGGCGTCGTGACGGTGATCGTCGCGCTCGCCGAGACGGCGCCGCTGCGGACCGACGACAACCTCGTCGTGCCGCTGCTCGGCGGCGCGCTGCTCTACGCGGCGACGCTCGTCCAGCCGATGAACCTCGCCGCGGCAGCGCGCACGCTCTTCGCGCCGCGGCTGCCGTGGGTCGTCGGCGGGGTCGTCGTCTGCATGCTGCTCGCGCTCGCCGCGCGGGCGGTCGATCTCTCCGGCGCGGCGCACGGCTCGCTCCTCGCCCTCGGCCTCGGCGTCTTCGGCGGCTGGCGGCTCTTCGCGGCGCTGGCGATCTTCGTGCTCGTCGGCAGCGCGGCGACGCGCGTCCGGCGCCGGGAGAAGGAACGCGAGGGGACGGCGCAGGAGCGGGGCGGCCGGCGCGGGGCGCGCAACGTCTGGGCCAACGGCGGCGCGGCGCTCGTCTTCGCGTTTCTCTCCGCGACCGCCGAGCCGGCCTCGGTCTTCATGCTCGCCGCCGTGGCCGCGCTCGCCGCGGCGACCGCCGACACGCTGGCCTCGGAGATCGGCCAGGCGTTCGGCCGCCGCACGGTGCTCATCACGACCTTCCGGCCCTGCCCGCGCGGCACGGACGGCGGCGTGAGCCTCGCCGGCACGCTCGCCGCGGCCGGCGGCGCGGCGCTCTTCGCCGTCGGCGCGTTCGCCACGCGGACGACGACGGCGCGCGGCGCGCTCTTCATCGGTCTCGCGGCGTTCGCCGCGCCGATGGTCGAGAGCGTGATCGGCGCGCTCTTCGAGCGGCGCTTCCTCGACAACGAAGTTGTGAACGTCGCCAACACCCTCGTCGGCGCGCTCGGCGCGGTGGGGTTGGCGCTATGGACGATCTGA
- a CDS encoding NAD(P)-dependent oxidoreductase has translation MTDGEGNLGVRPLIVGAGGLVGRVLTDLCEERFPHTVSATKAELDVADRWRLEAEFERLAPTVVVNCAAVSDVDLCEADPDLARRVNAEGPANLAAACRAVGARFVHLSTDYVFDGAKGAEYVEDDLPAPLNEYGRSKLEGELAALGTLEDCAVLRLSFIVGAGRETLLSRLLDRARSGPGTIPVVDGWIKKPTYVGEAAAAAAALMASAETGIWHFADGPALSRFGFARRAFELCGEDPRRLAPLDPAEAGLDAARPAATPLATGRFAARFFAPRPWDEAAAEYLAALRRRGTAR, from the coding sequence ATGACCGACGGCGAGGGGAACCTCGGCGTGCGGCCGCTGATCGTCGGCGCGGGCGGGCTCGTCGGGCGCGTCCTGACCGACCTCTGCGAAGAGCGGTTCCCGCACACCGTTTCCGCGACCAAGGCCGAGCTCGACGTCGCCGACCGCTGGCGGCTGGAGGCGGAGTTCGAGCGGCTGGCCCCGACGGTCGTCGTGAACTGCGCGGCGGTCTCCGACGTCGATCTCTGCGAGGCCGATCCGGATCTCGCGCGGCGGGTCAACGCCGAAGGGCCGGCGAACCTCGCCGCGGCCTGCCGCGCCGTCGGCGCGCGCTTCGTCCACCTCTCGACCGACTACGTCTTCGACGGCGCGAAGGGCGCCGAGTACGTCGAGGACGACCTGCCGGCGCCGCTCAACGAATACGGCCGCAGCAAGCTGGAAGGGGAGCTCGCCGCGCTGGGAACGCTCGAGGACTGCGCGGTGCTGCGCCTCTCGTTCATCGTCGGCGCGGGGCGCGAGACGCTGCTCAGCCGGCTGCTCGACCGCGCGCGGAGCGGGCCGGGGACGATCCCGGTCGTGGACGGCTGGATCAAGAAGCCGACCTACGTCGGCGAGGCGGCCGCGGCGGCCGCGGCGCTGATGGCCTCGGCGGAGACGGGGATCTGGCATTTCGCCGACGGCCCGGCGCTCTCGCGCTTCGGCTTCGCGCGGCGCGCCTTCGAACTCTGCGGCGAGGATCCGCGGCGGCTCGCGCCGCTCGACCCCGCCGAGGCGGGGCTCGACGCGGCGCGGCCGGCGGCGACGCCGCTGGCGACGGGACGCTTCGCGGCGCGCTTCTTCGCGCCGCGCCCGTGGGACGAGGCCGCGGCGGAGTACCTCGCCGCGCTGCGGCGGCGGGGGACGGCGCGTTGA